Genomic segment of Flavobacteriales bacterium:
AATAAGTGTCGTTTTTCCAGCCCCCATTTCACCTTTAAAAATAAAGAATTTACTTTCTTTTAAATACGACAAAACTCTACTCGCAACTTCAGGTAAAGCCTCTAGAGAAGGCAGCTTAATTAATTCCGACATAAGTCAATTATTTAGGACTAAGTACAGTAAATGGGATCAGCACTTCTTCCATCGAAAGCCCTCCATGCTGAAAACTATTTCTAAACATATTAGAATACTGATTATAATTATTGGGATAAATCATGTAGTCATTTTCTTTGGCAAAAATGTATGTAGTATTTACATTAAGCATAGGCAATCCTGCTTTTCCCGGCTCCTTAATCTCGAAAACAGCATCGCTATCGTATCCCAAACTACGTCCACCTTTAAATCTTAAATTGGCATTAGTATGTTTATCACCTGTTACTTTAATTGGATTTTTCACGCGAACAGTACCGTGATCCGTTGAAATAATAAGCTTAGCTCCGAGGGCACTTATTTCTTTGATTGCATCAGCTAGTGGAGAATGCTCGAACCAAGACAATGTAAGTGAGCGATATGCAGCCTCATCAGAAGCCAACTCCTTAATTATTTCCATTTCAGTGCGGGCATGAGAGAGCATATCAACGAAGTTATAGACAATTACATTAAATTTATTATTCATCATATTCGAAATATTGTCGACCATTCGCTTCCCTGCATTTAGGTTGGTGATTTTGGTGTAAGATGTTTTAATATCTTTTCCTAAACGCTTAAACTGATTCGCCAATAACTCTTCTTCATGTGCATTGAGACTTGTTTCTCCTTCTCCGTCATTTGTCCAAAGTGAAGGATATTTCTTTTCTATCTCATTTGGAAGGAGTCCAGCAAAAAGAGCATTCCTTGCATATTGAGTTGTAGTTGGCAGAATACTATAAAATATTTCCTCTTTATCTATTTTAAAGTATTGGGATACCACTGGTTTAAGCAATTCCCATTGATCCAAACGCAGATTATCTATCAAGACAAAGAAGACAACATTACTATCCGTTATTTCAGGCAAAATACGTTCACGAATTAATTGATGAGACATTAGAGGAGCGTCTTCATCACCGCCTATCCAATCTATATAATTTTGATCTACAAATTTCGAGAACAGTCTATTTGCATCCGTTTTTTGGGTTGCCAATATTTCTTCCATACTCTCATCACCACCATTCTGTATCTCGATGTCCCAATAAATTAACTTCTTATACACATTGGACCAATCGCTACACGATCGACATTCATCTATCGTCACAGAAATCTTCCGGAATTCTTGCATGTATCCAGAAGTGGTTTTTTCTTCAACCAATCGTTTTAAATCCAAATTCTTTTTAAGAGCAAGAAGAATTTGATTCGGATTAACTGGTTTAATCAAGTAATCTGAAATCT
This window contains:
- the tsaE gene encoding tRNA (adenosine(37)-N6)-threonylcarbamoyltransferase complex ATPase subunit type 1 TsaE; this encodes MSELIKLPSLEALPEVASRVLSYLKESKFFIFKGEMGAGKTTLIKEMCKQLEIIDNISSPTYSIVNEYRSSNEEKIFHFDFYRIEDPA
- a CDS encoding PglZ domain-containing protein is translated as MDKINILWVDDEIDLLRPHILFLKGKGYSISEVNNGNDALSMIDEEDFDIIFLDENMPGISGIETLNEIKLKKPQIPVVMITKSEEESIMEDAIGGKISDYLIKPVNPNQILLALKKNLDLKRLVEEKTTSGYMQEFRKISVTIDECRSCSDWSNVYKKLIYWDIEIQNGGDESMEEILATQKTDANRLFSKFVDQNYIDWIGGDEDAPLMSHQLIRERILPEITDSNVVFFVLIDNLRLDQWELLKPVVSQYFKIDKEEIFYSILPTTTQYARNALFAGLLPNEIEKKYPSLWTNDGEGETSLNAHEEELLANQFKRLGKDIKTSYTKITNLNAGKRMVDNISNMMNNKFNVIVYNFVDMLSHARTEMEIIKELASDEAAYRSLTLSWFEHSPLADAIKEISALGAKLIISTDHGTVRVKNPIKVTGDKHTNANLRFKGGRSLGYDSDAVFEIKEPGKAGLPMLNVNTTYIFAKENDYMIYPNNYNQYSNMFRNSFQHGGLSMEEVLIPFTVLSPK